A single genomic interval of Chloracidobacterium validum harbors:
- a CDS encoding prolyl oligopeptidase family serine peptidase: MPKQSAWKHGLTVSAVALILSAPLPLSAQSFSNSMKASKSPLTYPPSKKVEQVDDYHGVNVADPYRWLEDADSPDTKAWIEAQNKVTFGFLEGIPERARIRERLTQLWNYEKFGVPFQEGGKYFFTRNDGLQNQSVLYVGNNPDGSAARVLLDPNRLSSDGTVALTGYAVSDDGKWLAYGLATAGSDWNEWRVRNVETAEDLPDRIQWVKFSGASWTKDSKGFFYSRYDEPKEGNLLQSTNYYQKLYYHRIGTPQSEDQLVYERKDHKEWGFGGYVTDDGRYLGIAVTMGTSPKNLIFYKDLTNPEAQVVELIPDFIADFTPVGNDGTMFYFRTDWEAPRGRLIAIDITRPEPANWREIIPQTDNKLEGVRFVGGQFIGLYLADAKTQVRVFDRDGKPVREVELPGIGTAAGFGGKPDATETFYAFTSFAQPTSIYRYDLATGKSTLVKQPKVAFDPDDYEARQVFYKSKDGTRVPMFIAHRRGLKRDGKRPTLLYGYGGFNISLTPAFSPARIAWLEMGGVLAIPNLRGGGEYGEAWHQAGTKLNKQNVFDDFIAAAEWLIREKYTSPAKLAIQGGSNGGLLVGACMTQRPELFGAALPAVGVMDMLRFNKFTIGWAWESDYGSPQNPEEFKALYAYSPLHNLKPGTRYPATLVTTADHDDRVVPAHSFKFAAALQAAHKGDAPVLIRIETKAGHGAGKPTAKLIEEAADIWAFLVKTLQITVK; encoded by the coding sequence ATGCCTAAACAATCAGCGTGGAAGCACGGATTGACGGTCAGCGCGGTGGCGTTGATCCTGTCCGCTCCGCTGCCACTTTCTGCGCAGAGTTTCTCCAACAGCATGAAAGCTTCCAAGTCACCACTGACCTACCCACCATCGAAGAAAGTCGAACAGGTGGATGACTATCACGGTGTCAACGTCGCCGATCCGTACCGCTGGCTTGAAGACGCCGACTCGCCCGACACCAAAGCCTGGATTGAGGCGCAAAACAAGGTCACGTTCGGTTTTCTGGAAGGCATTCCTGAACGGGCGCGCATCCGGGAACGACTCACGCAGTTGTGGAACTATGAAAAGTTTGGCGTTCCCTTTCAGGAAGGCGGCAAGTACTTCTTCACGCGCAACGATGGTCTGCAAAATCAAAGCGTGCTCTATGTCGGAAACAACCCGGATGGCTCAGCGGCCCGTGTGCTGCTCGATCCCAACCGGCTGTCGTCCGACGGCACGGTGGCGCTGACCGGGTACGCCGTCAGCGACGATGGCAAGTGGCTCGCGTACGGCCTGGCGACCGCCGGTTCTGACTGGAATGAATGGCGAGTCCGCAATGTGGAAACCGCCGAGGATTTGCCCGATCGCATCCAGTGGGTCAAGTTTTCCGGCGCTTCCTGGACCAAAGATTCAAAGGGCTTTTTCTACAGTCGCTACGATGAGCCAAAAGAAGGCAACCTGCTGCAATCCACAAACTACTACCAGAAGCTTTACTACCATCGCATCGGGACGCCGCAGTCCGAAGACCAACTCGTTTATGAGCGCAAGGATCACAAGGAATGGGGTTTCGGCGGCTACGTCACCGATGACGGGCGGTATCTCGGGATTGCCGTCACCATGGGCACCAGCCCTAAAAACCTCATTTTCTATAAGGATTTGACGAATCCAGAAGCCCAGGTCGTCGAACTCATCCCCGACTTTATCGCGGATTTTACGCCGGTTGGGAATGACGGGACGATGTTTTATTTCCGTACCGATTGGGAAGCTCCGCGGGGGCGTCTGATTGCCATTGACATTACCCGCCCTGAGCCGGCGAACTGGCGTGAAATTATTCCGCAGACAGACAACAAGCTGGAAGGCGTTCGCTTTGTTGGCGGGCAGTTCATCGGGTTGTATCTGGCTGACGCCAAAACCCAAGTCAGGGTTTTTGACCGCGATGGAAAGCCAGTTCGTGAGGTTGAACTGCCGGGCATTGGTACGGCGGCCGGATTTGGGGGCAAGCCGGACGCGACGGAAACCTTCTATGCCTTTACGAGCTTTGCCCAGCCGACGAGCATCTACCGCTACGATCTGGCGACCGGAAAAAGCACCCTAGTCAAGCAGCCCAAGGTTGCCTTCGACCCCGATGACTATGAAGCCCGGCAAGTGTTTTACAAAAGCAAGGATGGAACGCGCGTCCCAATGTTCATCGCCCACCGCAGGGGACTCAAGCGGGACGGAAAACGTCCGACCCTGCTGTATGGCTATGGTGGGTTCAACATTTCACTCACGCCAGCTTTTTCGCCAGCGCGCATTGCCTGGCTTGAAATGGGCGGCGTGCTGGCCATTCCAAACCTGCGCGGCGGTGGCGAGTATGGCGAAGCTTGGCATCAGGCCGGGACGAAACTCAACAAGCAGAATGTCTTTGATGATTTCATCGCGGCTGCCGAGTGGTTGATCAGGGAAAAGTACACGTCCCCGGCCAAGCTGGCCATTCAGGGTGGTAGCAACGGCGGCTTACTGGTCGGCGCCTGCATGACGCAGCGCCCGGAGCTGTTTGGCGCGGCGCTGCCGGCCGTCGGCGTCATGGACATGCTGCGCTTCAACAAGTTCACCATTGGCTGGGCATGGGAATCGGATTACGGTTCGCCGCAAAATCCAGAGGAGTTCAAAGCCCTGTATGCCTACTCGCCACTGCATAACCTCAAGCCAGGGACGCGCTATCCGGCAACGCTCGTGACCACTGCCGACCATGACGACCGTGTCGTCCCGGCGCACAGTTTCAAGTTCGCGGCCGCGCTCCAGGCAGCCCACAAGGGCGATGCGCCGGTGCTGATTCGAATTGAAACCAAAGCCGGCCACGGCGCGGGCAAGCCGACTGCCAAGCTAATTGAAGAAGCGGCCGACATCTGGGCGTTTCTCGTCAAGACGCTCCAGATCACTGTCAAGTAG
- the recF gene encoding DNA replication/repair protein RecF (All proteins in this family for which functions are known are DNA-binding proteins that assist the filamentation of RecA onto DNA for the initiation of recombination or recombinational repair.): MEIVSVTVDGFRNLAGTLQPRPGLNVLWGNNGQGKTNWLEVMYLLATTKSFRTHQPQDFIAFGASAAHLRAEVRRRSIPVTLDLHLEAGRKTLLVNGKRVSLGDYLGQLVVFAYGREALDVVCGEPGERRRFLDRGVLSLKPAYLQALSDYNRVLKQKNALLRAVAEQADRRTWLASLEAWDTQLVTLGAELHIERARYAECLDARLTRQLFGAEQITIRYRSSVADGLPATAEAFQSAMLEQLARRRPAELAAGHALVGPHRDDLAILMDGRDVARFGSAGQQRSALLALTLGQLALYRERCAEPPVFLLDDLDAELDAGRIATLLDYLQDKAQTFVTTTKPGLVNGPAHRQQLHAGRFVYPAKDAEDGQMFDTPLLETESPPCDLSHH, from the coding sequence ATGGAAATTGTATCGGTCACGGTAGATGGCTTTCGCAACCTTGCCGGAACATTGCAGCCACGCCCCGGCCTCAATGTGCTTTGGGGCAATAACGGACAGGGTAAGACCAACTGGCTGGAAGTCATGTATTTGTTGGCCACGACAAAATCCTTTCGGACGCACCAGCCACAAGACTTCATCGCCTTTGGTGCGTCCGCCGCGCACCTCCGCGCGGAAGTCCGGCGGCGGTCCATTCCGGTGACCCTTGACCTCCACCTCGAAGCCGGGCGCAAGACGCTGCTGGTCAACGGCAAACGAGTGTCACTTGGCGACTACCTGGGCCAACTCGTGGTCTTTGCCTACGGGCGTGAAGCGCTCGATGTGGTGTGTGGCGAACCCGGCGAGCGGCGACGTTTTCTTGACCGGGGCGTGCTGAGTCTCAAACCGGCGTATCTCCAGGCGCTGTCCGATTACAATCGGGTCCTCAAGCAGAAAAACGCCCTGTTGCGGGCCGTTGCGGAGCAAGCCGACCGACGGACTTGGCTGGCGTCGCTGGAAGCCTGGGATACGCAGCTTGTCACGCTCGGCGCCGAGCTGCACATCGAACGCGCCCGGTACGCCGAATGCCTCGATGCGCGCCTCACCCGACAACTGTTCGGTGCGGAGCAGATCACCATTCGGTATCGTTCGTCGGTGGCGGATGGTCTGCCGGCCACGGCCGAGGCTTTCCAATCGGCAATGCTGGAACAACTGGCGCGGCGCCGGCCGGCCGAACTGGCGGCCGGGCATGCGTTGGTCGGTCCGCACCGGGACGACCTGGCGATTCTAATGGACGGCCGGGATGTCGCGCGGTTCGGCAGCGCCGGTCAGCAGCGAAGTGCCTTGCTTGCGCTCACGCTGGGGCAACTGGCGCTCTACCGCGAACGCTGCGCAGAACCCCCCGTGTTCCTGCTGGACGACCTCGACGCCGAACTCGATGCAGGGCGGATTGCTACCCTGCTTGACTACTTGCAGGACAAGGCCCAAACCTTCGTCACCACGACCAAACCGGGTTTGGTGAACGGCCCGGCCCACCGGCAGCAACTGCATGCCGGGCGTTTTGTGTATCCCGCCAAGGATGCCGAGGATGGCCAGATGTTCGACACGCCCTTGCTCGAAACGGAGTCACCACCATGCGATCTTTCGCACCACTAA
- a CDS encoding sulfite exporter TauE/SafE family protein, with the protein MPLDVLLWVTAGVLVVAALYASVGHAGASGYIAILTLAGLGPAVIKPLALMLNVLVAVLATWHFAPYFEWRRFWPFALSALPSAFVGGYLTAPPEVFRWLVGGVLWFSAARLWLPKPAEGAVRLPPLTAALLGGAVIGLLSGLTGTGGGIFLTPLLLFARWAEAKVASAVSAAFILGNSLAGLLGYVASAGPLPVFAWPLFVAALVGGWVGSYVGSRHFSPRAIAYALSLVLVVAGGKLLFG; encoded by the coding sequence ATGCCGCTCGACGTTCTTCTGTGGGTGACGGCTGGCGTCCTGGTGGTTGCCGCACTCTATGCCTCAGTCGGCCATGCCGGGGCGTCTGGTTACATTGCCATCCTGACCTTGGCCGGACTTGGCCCGGCCGTCATCAAACCGTTGGCCCTGATGCTCAATGTCCTTGTAGCGGTTCTGGCGACGTGGCACTTCGCCCCCTATTTCGAGTGGCGACGCTTCTGGCCGTTTGCCTTGTCGGCCCTGCCGTCGGCGTTCGTCGGCGGGTATCTGACAGCGCCGCCGGAAGTGTTCAGATGGCTGGTCGGCGGTGTGTTGTGGTTTTCAGCCGCGCGTTTATGGTTGCCAAAGCCGGCGGAAGGAGCGGTTCGGCTTCCACCACTAACGGCCGCGCTACTTGGCGGCGCGGTCATTGGGTTGCTGTCGGGTCTTACGGGAACCGGTGGTGGAATCTTCCTGACCCCGCTGTTGCTGTTCGCCCGGTGGGCAGAGGCAAAGGTAGCTTCTGCTGTTTCGGCCGCCTTCATTCTGGGGAACTCACTGGCCGGATTGCTAGGGTATGTGGCCAGCGCCGGACCGCTGCCGGTCTTTGCGTGGCCACTGTTTGTCGCGGCGCTGGTCGGTGGGTGGGTAGGGTCCTATGTTGGGAGTCGGCATTTTTCCCCACGCGCCATCGCGTATGCGCTATCCCTCGTCCTCGTGGTCGCCGGCGGCAAGTTGCTGTTTGGGTGA
- a CDS encoding DNA-methyltransferase: MEVRTELHLGDCREKLWLLPDDSVDLIFTSPPYADQRKATYGGIHPDDYVDWFLPISENLLRILKPSGTFILNIKEKVVNGERSTYVLELILNMRKQGWLWTEEFIWHKKNCYPGKWPNRFRDAWERLLQFNKNHKFNMYQESVMVPMGEWKNTRLRNLSETDKIRDNSRVGSGFGKNISNWMSREIAYPTNVIHLATECSNKRHSAAFPESLPEWFIKLFTKELDTVLDPFMGSGTTLIVANRLRRNAIGIEIMPHYFEIVQKHIKPLEVYLL, from the coding sequence ATGGAAGTCCGAACGGAACTGCACTTGGGTGATTGTCGAGAAAAGCTCTGGTTGCTGCCTGATGATTCAGTAGATTTGATTTTTACTTCGCCACCGTATGCTGACCAGCGCAAGGCGACTTATGGCGGTATCCATCCAGATGATTATGTTGACTGGTTTTTACCTATATCAGAAAACTTGCTTCGAATCCTTAAGCCGTCGGGAACATTTATTCTCAATATCAAGGAAAAGGTCGTCAACGGTGAGCGAAGTACTTATGTTTTAGAACTTATTCTGAACATGCGTAAACAAGGATGGCTATGGACTGAGGAATTTATCTGGCACAAAAAAAATTGCTATCCAGGTAAATGGCCTAATCGCTTCCGCGATGCATGGGAGCGACTATTGCAATTTAATAAAAATCATAAATTCAATATGTATCAAGAATCAGTCATGGTTCCAATGGGCGAGTGGAAAAACACGCGCCTAAGAAATTTATCAGAAACTGACAAGATTCGTGATAATTCCCGCGTCGGTAGTGGATTTGGAAAGAATATATCTAATTGGATGAGTAGGGAAATAGCTTATCCAACCAATGTTATTCATTTGGCGACAGAATGCAGTAACAAGCGTCATAGCGCTGCTTTTCCTGAAAGCTTACCTGAATGGTTCATTAAGCTATTTACCAAAGAACTAGATACAGTACTTGATCCTTTTATGGGTTCGGGGACGACGCTGATTGTGGCCAACCGTCTGAGACGAAATGCGATTGGAATAGAAATCATGCCTCACTACTTTGAAATCGTTCAAAAGCACATAAAACCACTTGAAGTTTATTTGCTATGA